Within Scleropages formosus chromosome 24, fSclFor1.1, whole genome shotgun sequence, the genomic segment GAGCACAGTTCACTATAGGAACCTGCAGGTGAGAATACACGGACCAGAGTGGCTGCTtcttactcactcactttcttTAACCACTTATCCAGGTCAGGCCTTCAGCaatttggagcctatcccaaaggCACAGGGTGTCAGGCTAGTTTGGGTTCCGCCTGGACAGACTGCCGATCTGCAGGGTAGCCACCCACGCACtgacacactaagggcaattcagatgCCCCAGTTCACCCAtaacacttgtctttggactatcGGAGCAAACGGAAGgccctgcaggaaacccacacggacatggGAGAACTTTCAAACCTGCGCTCAAACAGCCCAGATGCTGAAAGACAGCACTACCCACTCTCCTGCTCACAAAGGAGGCATCATGCTCGCTGAATACGGCCTCTGGATGTTGGCTTCAGCAGTCTGACTTTGCCTAAAAACGTGCAGCTGAATACGACCCGACTGAGAGTAGTCTTTAAACAGTCATCATAGTCATTGAATAGCCGCATAGTCACCCTAGTTATTCAGCACAGCTGTGTTGTTTGAACACTGCCCAGAAGAAACATTCACCTTCTCATTATGTTGCTTTTTGTCGTGCGGCGTTAATATTTCTGTTCAAATGCAGCAAAATCTTGAAGAGAAAGTTAGTCATCCAAATTACTGTATGGTACTATGGTCactttcagtaaccacttgtccttgtcaggatTGTGGAGGTCTGGAGCTTGTCTCAGAATACCCAGGTGCTAGACTAGGAGGGGTACActctgtgggacaccagtccatcacaggtaggtcacaggaaaccagagcctaacccagcaactcagggcgcaaggccagagggggaggggacacacccaggacgggacgccagtccgtcgcaaggcaccccaagcggaactcgaaccccagacccagcagagagcaggacccggtctaacccactgcaccaccgcaccccccagtagATACATACACATTAGGCAATTTGGCATCGCtaactcacctgaaacacaccttttGACCGTGGGCGCAAACCCATGCGGAtgccaggagaacatgcaacctccacacggactgagctgcatttgaacctacacccaaacagtccaggccctgtgaggcagcagtgctacccgtTGCACCATCATATGGTACTATAGGTAATGTTTATCTTACGGATTACAAAGAGCCACAAAGATGGTGAGAGAATGAAGGTTCTTTCACTCTGACTggcaattttaaatgaaaaatatatatatatttacttggAAAATTctattttatgaaaaatgtgaaagaacAGTAAGGTTTTATGAGCATATGGTGTGTTTTGATAAGGTTCTGGCCCAAACGACTTAGGCTGAATTGAATGACCACACCAGGATGTGATATGACGCAAGATGAAGATAATAATATACCACCTATAATCTGAAATTACCCACTTGGGATATATAAATATTGAACGTCTATTAGTTATGACATGTAAGCTTATCACCAGGCTTACGCGGACAGAAAAAAGTCAGCCCTACTATGCCAGCACTTGTTACCCTATCCTGAGACAAAGCATGAGATGTATTGGTTAGTCACTAACCCATCAGTCAAGATCGTGGATGAAATAACAGCTCTTGGCTTCATCTTGTGGTCTCACCGGGCACAAGACGTATTTGGAAATTGAGGGTGAAGCACAGAATCCTGGGGAAATatcacacattttaattttgtttgctgGGTCAGCAGGGGTGCGATGACTGAAGGTGAATATGGAGAACAAAAGTAGgttctgaagtacagttttgAAGGGCATCTGGTGAAAGGGGCGTTACTCTGACCCTGACGGGGTTCTCCTCCCCTGCTCGTGCCCCCACATAGCTCCCTCCCCATGTGACGATGATCGGGACAGGCCTTGCAAGTTCTGAGCAGTATCAGGTTGCTCATTAGTGCTTGGAAGGCGTTACCGCCCTCTCCGCCGTGAAAGTCCTGGCACAGACTTCCGAGGCGCAGGCTCCTTGGATTTTGATGGATCGTATTCCCAAGCAAAAAGCTCGAAAACATTTGCGCTGTCCGTCAAACCGGGCAGCGCCTCCTGCAGGAACAGCGCGTTCCTCGTCGAGGCCCCCCGGAGCCCGCGATGGATAAGCGGCTCCGTCGATTTTGTCATTTCCGCAGTGAAAACTAACCGTGGATACTGGGCTTCTTGGGGCTGAATTTACCATAAAGTAGTAAAGGGaaagtgattattttaatttacttatgtacagtatgtgtcttTTCCATCACGCATTTTGTCCTTTCTTAATGGAAAGATTCCTCGACAAGTAATAAGTAAACAGATAACGCGGTTTTAAGAAGAGCTCTAACTGCTTCCGGAAAGAGCCTCGAGATTAAAGTGTCGTTTTACGAAGTTCAGTTCAGAGGCCTAGATCTTAAAGTGTGGCTCATTTTCGAATCCAGTGCCACGCCCTTTGTAGAATTTGCCTAAACCAGTATCAGCACATATCACCTGAGATGTCTAATGGTCTGTTATGGATCTCTTTGCAGAAATATCTGTCCCAGTTAGCTGAACAGAGCCTGCTCGGCCTGGACATGGGTCCTTCCAGCGCCAAGTGAAGCGCCGCGTGGACGAGAGCTCGCTGCCAGCGCTTTAGGCTGGAGTCTACTTGCAGGAAGCTCCGAACTGCGTGCGGACATCGCAATGCGGACGCAGGACGCGATGACATCGTGCCGCAGCCCTGGTTTCATGGACTCAATCTCCGCCGATGAAACGAAAAACAAAGGAGGTCCGCACGTGAGACGTAGTCGCTCGGCTTCTACGATGCGTTTGCCTAACCCCCAACGTGAGGATCCGCGCGTGTCCGAACCCGAGAGACAAAGTTCAACTCATTTGACTAAACCCTGCTGCACTGCCGTATTTTGCCGATAATACGTCTTGAAGACAGCAGCGTGTCTTTCAGTTATGCAACTTCTAGCTATTTACCAaaaatttactgaagcagttaaGCAAATTACCTAGAGCAGATTTTTTATCGTACAACATCCACCGTTTTGTGTGCCCTGCAGTAGAGATGGTAATTTACTGGATGCATAAGGTAAAGCTAAATGTGAACAGATGGACACATACGTATTTTACCTGTGTATTTCATACTGAATCTGAGGGATTTTATCAGATGCCGATTACACGATGTGTTGTGTGCCTCCGTTGTCCGCGAACCTTCTTGTGCAAGCAGCTGTggtaaatttcagtttttgattCCCCAAAGACCTGTGAATTCATGTTCTTGATATTTACACATCAAGATATTGCACATATCTCACAAAGAGAACAGTCTATGCCCGTTTTCATTTCCAGAAACGTTTCTAATCAATTTGCTTAGAATTGATCTAATCGATCTGCTTCGGGTCAGACAAGGTGTCGTACTGAATACCGAACACTTGTTAGCTGTTTGTTGATTGTTTCATATTTGTAAGGAACCTTCTGATGtttcagttttatatatttatacctCTTTCTGTTGCATTATGTACTTTTATTTggaaactaaattaaaaattgtcttttttgaGCATAAATTACTGGATTATTGCTTTAAGTAAAAATGAGTCAAGGTGAGGTATGGCACAGAATTGCTGATGTGTCATTAAGGGCTGTAAATGCTGTACAGGAGGACTGATACATACTGCATAAGTAATTTAAATGAACACAGTTTTTTGAGAAGTTCAATCCAAATGTCCAGACTTTTATGTTAGACGTATTGCCAATGTGCCTTCTAAACAGCCACGCAAATGGTAATTTTGTAAAACTGCATCAAATCGAATTGAGTTTGTCCAATGCATGGTGACAGTAAACTGTCACTTAATTTTCTTAATGTATACCTGTGTCACCGATGAGTGTAGAACAGACAAAGCCAAAACTGAGGACAGTTGATAATTCCATTGTTATTCATCCCCAGTgccttaattttacattaaactgTTGACTTTCCTAAAATAACCTAGAATTTCTGTCTTGGTGTGGTATCGTTTTTCTGGGAAACAGCTCtgctgcaaagaaaacaaaaactcatcCAGTTGTACAAACTGTTTTGTCCTATGAAGCAGTGGTCCCAGGGTGACACAGAAATCATGAGCACTTGCATACTAATCGTTCTGCCTTGCGGAAGTGCAATGCGGAAGAAGCCTTGAAGTAGCCTTGTAGGCTCACTTCCAGCAGAAAGCGGCAGATGGGGCATATTATCAGACATGAACATTGATATTTGATTTTTTGCCTGAGTTGTCAGATGAAATTTGTGTATTTACTGCtatttattatgaataataatcaAGCGACAAACATCATAGCCAGGTCAGAGATAAAGGAAATCCTGACAGCTCAACTACTAAACCATGATACCGTACCATAACTGGAGAAATACTTGAACCGGAccatgtttgtttgttattaATTTCGGAAATTCAGAGTTAACAGTCTATATTTTGTGTGACAGAAGAAAGAGGTATGCTGAATTCTGGTATCTGTGTTTTATATACTGTGAAAATTGTGACACCCAAATTTATGTGGGTTGTATGttaattttttggaaattttaagAGACCCTCTTAAGATGTGAATAAAccttttaaaaggaaatgtttaccttgttattttttaaactctaGCCTTTCATGAAATTTTCTGTATCAGTAAGACCAAAGCTGTCAGTTTGATCCTTGATTCATGAGAAATTTACCTatacaatgaaaacacacacacacacacacacacacacacacacacacacacacacacacattttcagaaccgcttgtcccatacagggtcacggggaaccggagcctacccggtaacacagggcataaggccggagggggaggggacacacccaagacgggacgccagtccatcgcaaggcaccccaagcgggactcgaaccccagacccaccggagagtaggactgcggtccaacccactgcgccaccgcaccccctatacaAGGAAAACATACTTGTTATATTGTTCCATTCATTTTTGCAACATGTTTTTGAGTCTGTTCCCTTTTGTGGAACATTAAATTGCTTCTCCTAcaattgtaattttattttttacaggaaCTATTAATTTAAAGTTGAATAAACAATGTTGCCACTGCTGACAATTTATAAAGGAACCAATTTTATGGTAGCATGAAATTAATGCTATGattattattcaaaaataaatacacagtaaCTTAAATAATTAAGCTCACTATACAGTATAACGGTTTTAGACTAAATAATCATACCCACTGGAAAAAAGACAGTTGTGGGTGTGTGATGTGGAAGTATTGTCACTTATTCTGAAAtaacataacatttttcaaagtttgaatcaaagttcttagttacgtcgatttttttttgttgattatgatttgttaaagtttactgatttcaaaaataccactagttctagAGTGCCcattttagtttggtacttagTTTACAGCCTTTGGAAGATTCCAGAAGACACCAGAATGTAGAAAGTACTAAAAAATTCTAGAAAACATCAGACCCTAAAaagtactggaatattcagCGCTTGAAACTTGGTGCCAAAATTCCTCAAAATTTcctcatttcaagaatgtggaatatttttccagAAACTGACATATACTACAAACTAACGCCaaaagtattacatttacatttattcacttagcaaatgcttttctccaaagcgacttccaatggatactatgtagtgttactagcccacataccttattcaccaaggtaatttacactgctagatacactgcttacactgggtaactcaaccatacatcagtgaaacacactctctctgtgtcactgatgtatggatgagtagaGTATTCTTAGTATTCTTAaactaacaaaactgaatggaaaatgcaatcGACATAATACAATTTCTGTTACATCGTGTTAATtacatctgttaaaaaaaccacatttcaaTCTGATCCTGTTGTCAACAACAAAGCCGATTACGTAATGCTGTAATAGCAAGACCGCCTTCATAGGTGGCAGCACTTGTTGACAAGACATATTCGTTTAGCTTGACAGCTGAAAGAACAACACGAAACACAAACCTTTTGCGGATTGGTGACTTCGCTCATCCGCCTTCGCGGGATCAGCCAATCAAAATTCCAAATGGCACGGCCCACGTGATTGCGTTTGCAATCCCGCCCCCACCGCGAGGGGGCGTGTGACCAATCAGAAATCGAGTCACGTGATCGTGTTGCTGGGCAGAGAAGAAAGGACAACAGCGGGACGAAGTGGCAGCTTCGCGTCAGGAGCTTTTCGTCCCGCGGCTGAAGCGAAGGTGCgaaataaaacatgttcatgGGTTTGTTCTGCGTTTATTTATTGCGAGTGCAATTTTGTGTAGTCGCGTAGGTATTTTTGTGCTGAACGGCAACTCCCGCGTCAAAGCAGTTCTGACAGGAGTTGTCGAGTAGCTAAGCGCaaactcactgtgtgtgtgtgtgtgagagaactgGCGAAGTTGTGCCACACAACTTGTGGCAAACTTTGGTTTTTCTCTGAGCCGCGCCAGGTTTTCAGCAAAAAGAACAAGTGTGAAGTGAAGGAATGCAGCTTTTGGCTAAGACACTCTGTGAACGGGACTTAACTTAAGTTGGCGCACACACGACACGCACAGCGACGCGAGTTGTTGACTCGCATAAAAAAAGTGACCAACCACGTCACTGTGACTGTTTCTGTTTTGCCGCTGCTTGCGACACGcgccaggtgtgtgtttgttgttgtgTCCCTCGTGGTAAACAACTCCCTTCAGTCTgtcctgtgagtgtgtgtgtttacttttcGTGGTCAGAAATGTTTCCTTCTCCTGtcattctttctctctcacactcacacacacacacactctccgtgTTTCCACAGGTGACTGTGGACCTTCCTCCACATTACACTTTGGTTCATTTTGCCCTGTGACAGGGAAAGGCAGCAGGAGGATGGCAGCTGACTGTGAGGCCTGGCTCAACTCCAACCCTGTGGGTAAGTGAACAGGTTACACACCTCGGATGTGTAAACAGGGTAAAATGAAACCCTGCACTTCACTGCACTTCACTACTACAAGCTGGACTGGGGTTGTTAGTTCATTCTGAGGTTTATTTTGCATGCGGAGCTGATGGAACAGCTTATCTTTTGGCTTGGGAATTTTGTAATAAACTTTTACGGACTAAAAAGAGAGGACAGTAAGTGACTAGGTgagatcacaaaaaaaaatacacattattttGGCTCAGCTATGGTTTTATGAtttatatgcattttctttaatgGACTGTCCTCAGCTGAATGAGACAAGACATTGTTTGCTTTGGcatatttttgttgaaaaaacatAAGTGCAGTTTTACGGTTTTCaatattttgttattaaatttaaattgtttttttgtgtaattccATTGAAGCTTCCTGCACAAGTGCCATTGGTGCATTTTGTACTGACTTAAGGTTTTACACTGCTACAGCATTTATTTCCtgtcctacttttttttttttttttcctcctctccctcatcTAATTTATGTATGTCTGTTCACTAGAAAGGGAATTATTCTGTCTAGTTGTACTAACTTTAAATCTAAAGtctacattaatttatttcttggaTATAGTTTAAAAGTTAATTGGAcagtctgtttttaaattagaaaacaaTTTATGCCTTTGACCCTTGTAGacaaatatatgaataaaataatttcaatctAAATGTGGACTGTTTAATAGATTTAATGAAGTGATTTAAGAATTGCATGAAATAGCGTTTTGTTGTGCCCGCCACAGAGGCAGATGACTTGAGTGACTCCTTCCTTTCTGGTGACGAGAAAGGGGGCACCGGCCATGTCGACAACGAGATCAATGGCAACTGGATCTCACCGCCCACGATCCATGAGGCCCGGGTCAAGGCTAAGGCCAAGCGCAGGATCAGGAAGAATTCTTCCAGGGACTCGGGCCGGGGAGACTCCCTGAGTGACAATGGGGACAGCATCCGCGGCGTGCAGGTCCCTCCAAGCAGCCCGAAGGGCAAACTGCTGGACAGGAAGTCCCGACTGGGCAAAGGGAGGGGCCTCCCCAAAAAGGGTATGCaacactgcctgctgctgtactcCTTGCACTATGTGGGGAGAGGCTTTTTGCCCTCTCCCTTATGCCTTGGCTTCTTCGTTCTGTTGTTGCACTTTAAAAGTTTGTCAGGTGCTGCAGGATGATGCTTCATGTTACACTGGTTTGCTGCTGGAGCTTGAGTTCAATACCACCTTCCCGTTTGATGCTCTTATGTGCCAGTGACTGCATGTTTGGGAAACTTTCACTGTAGTGTTAACATGACATGTGGATGCTCAGAATTGTCATTCCACAACTGCTGCTCAGCTGTATCTAGTTTTAAAATGAAGCCCCCTGTTTATACCTTCATGAAATCGGGGGGACATGAGTAAACCGCAGTAGCAGCGTGGTGGTAAATAATGCAGGAATGTTTGTTGCTCATTTATCAGGTGTGAAAGGTTTACTCTCCACTGCTCATGGATATATTTTGGATGTGCAACCTGACATTTAATTTGGAGGACAGTGTTCCAGTCTTCAGTGGCACTTGTTAATATTGAGTTTAAATAGCTCCTTTGAGACCAACATCTGAATGTGCTTTAATGTATAGATAAAAGATGCATGGGTTTCAACTATAAGCAAAGAAAGTTACAGTAAATATCAGTATATAGTAATTTCCACCATACCCAAATGGCATTTTACTAGGATGTTTATTGGAACCGTTAATCTTATTaatgattttcagaaatttcctGGGGGAGCCTCGTGTGCTGCCTTTTCATCCTTTCTCCATTAAACTCACTGGTGATGTAATGACTACATCTGTGGTCCATCTTccactttgtacatttttattaatttagctgactcttttctctaaagcgacttacaatgttggtctacctacaattatttacacatttgtacagctgggtaattttactggagcaatttagggtaagtacctcgctcaagggtactacagccagaggtggggatcaaatctgtgacctttgggtccaaaggcagcaactgtaaccactatactactagcTGTTCCCCCAATACTTATAGTTCCTCTCTTGTAGTGCAGTTTCCTGCTCCAGAACTAAATACTCTCTAGTTGACTGAGACTCATGGGAGGTACAGTGGCACGGCATGTAGTACTGGTGCTATGCAGCTCCTGTTCTGTGGGTGTGGAGATGGGTTCGAGTCTGGCTCTgcgaagtttgcatgttctctccgtctttgtgtggttttcctcccaccgtctaaagatgtgtttcaggtggatcggtgactctaaattggctGTAGTgagtgtgattgccctgtgatgaacttcTGTCATGTGGTGTTGTAAGGGATGCTGAGAGATGGACAGTTTCCAGAGCCAgatgcacacaaaacacatatttgcAGAGCATCAAGGAATATCGAAAGGTGCTGACAACCTGCTTCGGAAAGGCATTTGTATAATTCACAACCTCCCTGCTCAGATTGGACAGCTGGGGCTCTGTCTCTCGGCTGCTTGTTACGCAGGTCTTTGTCCGTATGTTGGTTATCTGTGTTGCCAAAATTAGATGGAGTCCTCTAGGGATCTGTGTTCAGAGTGGACATTCTGCAAAAAACATCATGTATGTTGGCTGCATTATTTCTGATTAAATCCAGATGAGTTGGGTGCTAACATTTCCAGTGCAAATGGTAGTTATGGTTACGTGAACTGACATACGGGACATGTTCATATATTACTTCAGTCTTCAGGGTGTCTTCAGTTTTCCCTGCTAAAAGCCTGAGCTCTGGGGTGTGTTTTGGTGGGATGCAGCAATGATGAGTGCTGCGTGTTGGGGCGCCCCTCTCAGTACTGGCCTACGAAATGCTGTTTTTTAACAGGTGGCGCAGGAGGCAAAGGTGTGTGGGGCCACCCAGGTGAGGTCTACGACCTGGAAGAGATTGATGTCAGAGACCCCAATTATGATGAAGATCAGGTGTGTATTCGTGTATGTTATTGCATGCACATTGATTGCTGCTTTTGTAATCTCCTTGGAAGAattattttcaggaattttttattcccccccccccccccccccccccccccaaaaaaaaaaaaacaaatgagtgAAACATTCAATTCTGTGAAAAATAGATTCTGAATAGAACATTGTGTTAAGCGTATGTGAACGATATGAAGTGGGACTCCCTCTCTGCTCCCCTGCATCGTAGGAGAACTGTGTGTACGAAACAGTCGTCCTCCCTTTGGATGAGCAGGACTTTGAGAAAACGGTTACCCCGATTGTGCAGGAGTACTTTGAACACGGAGACACAAATGAAGTGGCAGTGAGTTGTCGTCAGACCTGCATCATGCCTCTTTTCGCCAGTCATTTGCTCTTAACTGAAAGTACCTTTTATAGCCTTGTCGACTTGACCAAAGCGCTCAGCAGGTTGCTTGGGGGGCCAATCTGTCCTGCATATTGATGCTCTCTTACAGCAGACATGATTGGTCTAGCACAGTATTGTCTTTCAGCACTTCTGTGGTCCACCACCCTCCAGGAGCTGCTCGGTGACCTCAACCTGGGCCCCATGCGGAGCAGCGTACCCAAGCTGGCCGTCTCCCTAGCCCTGGAGGCCAAGGCGAGCCAGCGTGAGCTCACCTCCCACCTGCTGACAGAGCTCTGCGGCCGGGTTCTGACCCTCGCCGACGTGGAGGAGGCCTTTGACCAGCTGCTGAAGGAGCTGCCCGATCTCGTGCTGGACACGCCCGGAGCACCCCAGGTTGGTAGAAGGAAACTCAGGAGAGATCGGGGGACACTCATGATTTAGCAGATTGATCATTCCCCGTGTCTAGTGGTGCACATGGCTATGGGGGCTACACAAGACCTCTTAGTGTTGCCTGCATGATGACAGTCGCAGCACACACTCACCCCtgtgcaaagtgttttttttttttttttttctcgtgcGTGGGATGTACAACAGTGTTTGGAACTTGTGGTGGGAACCTTTGATGTTGTGGTGGCTCAGTCCAGGGATGAATTTCAGCTTTTTCCTTTCACTCATAGAGACACAAGAGCTCTGGCCATTGTCCGAGCATCGGCAAACTGCTAGCTCAGCGGAGGAAGTTTTTAAACGGGCCCCTCGCTGCTCAGCACTGGCGAGCTTAGTCTCGGCCAGATGAACAGCTGTCCGGCACTTTTACAGACTCTGCGTGGAAACAATAGCAGCCGAGCGCCGCCTTTGTTCCCCGCAGAAGCACCAGGCCAGCCTTTTCTTCTGTCAGAATCGTGACAGGAGAGCTgcagtgtaaacacacacacacacacacacacacacacacgttatgtTTCTGGTGTCACACCACTGGTAGCGTGAAAGCTGGAACAgcccctttttttgtttttcctggttGACGGAAGACATTAGCTGTATTTGGATACTTGTGCTGTAACAGTGACTTGTGtttaaaggaacacaaactTGAGGATTCTCCTTTCGATAAACAGCTCGTTAGTCACTGTTTCGTAAGCAAAGTATATCCATCTGTATTTATACcctgaaacacatacacatcgtctgaaactgcttgtcctgagcagggtcgcgacgaatcagagcctaacccggcagcactgggcgcaaggctggagggggaggggtcacaccctggacgagatggtagtccgtcgcaaggcgctccaggcgggacttgaaccccagacccaccggagagcaggacctggccaaacccgttgcgagACCACGCCCCCCCACACCCCGAAACCACATACCAATTCGAATTAATGAGATTGCCATCCTGTTTGTTAGATTAAGCATGCCATGAAATGTGGAATCCTTGTTGCTCAGATCAACATTTTTTGTGACTAAACATTTGATTGACAAATGTCTTACTATTAATTTGTTGTACATGTCAAGTtggacaattttattttttttttttgttttgtagctTGTTGGCCAGTTTATTGCCCGTGCCGTTGGGGACCAGATCCTGTCCAAAAGCTACATTGACAGCTACAAAGGAAAAGTGAACTGTGAACATGCAAGGTAGTTTAAACAACTGTCATGCCTTAAAATCAGGGACAGaaggtggcgtactggttagtGCTATTGCAGCATATTCAAAAGATCTGCTATCAaatcctcctgctgtagtatccttgcattcacttaccctgaattgatacagtaaaaattacccagctgcataaatgggtaaattattggaAGTACTTTAATATGTGTACCTTACACTGTAAATAACATTAGAGAAAAGCTTGAGCTAAATGAACGAATAATAATTGTCTTAATGGTCTTTTTGCCTTTAAGCTCCAGAAAGCTTTGCTTTTCAGTGATGCTGTAGCGAGTACTCTAAATGAGTTCTCGGCACATGTGATTCACTACGGTTGGCGTTGGCATCTCCGATATCTCCACAGACATATTTTGGCTGCATTTGCTGACTTGTCAGGTGTTCTGTGCAGACCTTTGAGTCCTCAGTTGACTATGCTGGCTGATGTTGATTGGCAGGGCAGCTCTGGACagggcagcagtgctgctcaaaaTGAACAGCGGCGGCTCATGCAGAGAGAACCTTTGGGGAACGGGAGGTGGCCAGCGTCCTGTCACGCAGCTCATCAAAGAAGTGAGCCGCGAAAAGCAACGCCCAAGACACATGTGCACTCAGACACACGCAAACAGATTTAAATGTTGGTTTCCTTCTGGTTTGTTTCAGGTGAGCCTTTTGCTGAAGGAGTACGTGCTTTCAGGTGATGCAGCGGAGGCTGAGCGGTGTCTCCGAGAGCTCGAAGTGCCGCATTTCCATCACGAGCTTGTCTATGAGGTGAAGCATCATGTATTTTGCTTATTTTGAGCTAACCAACTGCTGCATGTACATTAGTACTTTCACAGCACTTGACAATATAATACAGGTTCTATATGAAATTACCTTTGTGCATGTTCCTGGATAAAATACAAATGAGCAAAAAGAACTATACTTTCTCTTGTTGGCATTCCTACCTCAGCAAAGGTTAAAGTACCATCTGAACTCACCTTTTCTCTTTCATCTGCGTTCATTAGGCGATAGTCATGGTCTTGGAGTCGAAAGGGGAGAAGATCTCGGAAATGATTCTGCAGTTGTTCAAGTCACTGTGGGAATCCTCTGTTATTACCGTGGACCAAACAAGAAGGGTAATGGCGCCACCTTCTGTTTCTGCAGTCTCCTCCATTACTGGTTGTTCATGAAATCTGCTGCATGTGCAATATGTTAAATTGGAGTTATTGTACTGAAGTGTTGACCGACTTTTAAAAATTGCTAATTTTTTGCAGGGCTTTGAAAGAGTTTACAGCGACATTGCTGAAATTAACATTGATGTGCCCTGCGCTTACTCTGCACTCGAGCAGTTTGTTGAAAAGTGCTTCACCGGCGGGGTTATTGATAAAAAGCTGAGGGACATGTGTCCTTGTCGGTAGGTGGAATTTAATGTTGGATCTCATTTCGATTAAATCTTTTAGGATCTGTTAGGGTGCTTCACCAGAGCTGTTTTTGTGGGCATGTTGACCAGTGAAGACGGCAAATAGGATCAGTCCTCATTCT encodes:
- the pdcd4b gene encoding programmed cell death protein 4b is translated as MAADCEAWLNSNPVEADDLSDSFLSGDEKGGTGHVDNEINGNWISPPTIHEARVKAKAKRRIRKNSSRDSGRGDSLSDNGDSIRGVQVPPSSPKGKLLDRKSRLGKGRGLPKKGGAGGKGVWGHPGEVYDLEEIDVRDPNYDEDQENCVYETVVLPLDEQDFEKTVTPIVQEYFEHGDTNEVAELLGDLNLGPMRSSVPKLAVSLALEAKASQRELTSHLLTELCGRVLTLADVEEAFDQLLKELPDLVLDTPGAPQLVGQFIARAVGDQILSKSYIDSYKGKVNCEHARAALDRAAVLLKMNSGGSCRENLWGTGGGQRPVTQLIKEVSLLLKEYVLSGDAAEAERCLRELEVPHFHHELVYEAIVMVLESKGEKISEMILQLFKSLWESSVITVDQTRRGFERVYSDIAEINIDVPCAYSALEQFVEKCFTGGVIDKKLRDMCPCRGRKRFVSEGDGGRLKLDTC